The following are encoded in a window of Candidatus Bathyarchaeota archaeon genomic DNA:
- a CDS encoding Clp1/GlmU family protein, which produces MQQTIKPDRTLIVDGPAAVQLVSGNAEVFGYPIKQAKILVRVGKRLPFFVLEEALFDISLGAGASIQEVEGNTIPSSWNKPVEAVLALEKRPAVVLVVGQADSGKSSFCTYMVNKLVEANCKVAVLDGDLGQSDIGPSATVGYAVTSKQVTELYNLRLANAFFAGVTSPVMAVAKALGGYNGMLNEIMQRQVDFVVVNTDGWVSGDDAVRYKASLVKELKPDVLVGVQVAEELAPLVPNLESNLIVVESSSALSPRSPEKRKSLREMSYARYLQGSKVQCYPMSQLTVEPRNAVPKDLEPQKSILVGLYGSENKFLGIGVLRELNPERKVLKVQTAVSAKPKRLVIGKVRLNEKLQEVED; this is translated from the coding sequence TTGCAGCAAACAATCAAACCAGATAGAACCTTAATAGTTGATGGACCAGCCGCGGTTCAGCTTGTTTCAGGGAATGCTGAAGTGTTCGGCTACCCAATCAAACAGGCAAAAATTTTAGTTAGGGTAGGGAAACGCTTGCCGTTTTTCGTTTTAGAAGAAGCGCTTTTTGACATTTCTTTAGGCGCAGGCGCAAGTATTCAAGAGGTTGAAGGCAATACGATTCCGTCATCATGGAATAAGCCTGTGGAAGCGGTTTTAGCTTTAGAAAAGCGCCCTGCGGTTGTTTTGGTCGTGGGGCAGGCTGATTCTGGAAAAAGCAGTTTCTGCACCTACATGGTAAATAAGTTGGTTGAGGCTAACTGCAAGGTTGCTGTTTTGGATGGCGATTTAGGGCAGTCAGACATTGGGCCGTCAGCCACGGTTGGTTACGCAGTTACCTCTAAGCAGGTGACTGAACTTTACAATCTGCGGTTGGCGAACGCGTTTTTCGCTGGAGTCACTTCTCCTGTTATGGCTGTTGCTAAAGCCCTTGGGGGCTACAATGGTATGTTGAATGAGATTATGCAGCGTCAGGTTGATTTTGTCGTTGTTAACACGGATGGTTGGGTTTCAGGTGATGACGCAGTTAGGTATAAGGCGTCGCTGGTTAAAGAACTCAAGCCAGATGTTTTGGTGGGTGTTCAGGTTGCTGAAGAACTTGCACCCTTAGTTCCTAATTTGGAAAGTAACCTTATTGTGGTTGAGTCGTCTTCAGCGCTTAGTCCGCGGAGTCCTGAGAAACGCAAGAGCCTGCGTGAAATGAGTTATGCACGCTACTTGCAGGGTTCAAAGGTGCAGTGCTACCCCATGAGCCAATTGACCGTTGAACCGAGAAACGCTGTCCCCAAAGACCTTGAGCCGCAAAAAAGCATACTCGTAGGACTATACGGTTCCGAAAACAAATTCTTAGGCATCGGCGTATTGCGCGAACTCAATCCAGAGCGCAAGGTGCTGAAGGTCCAAACTGCAGTTTCAGCCAAGCCTAAACGGCTTGTCATCGGAAAAGTTCGGCTAAACGAGAAGCTCCAAGAAGTAGAAGATTAG
- a CDS encoding AAA family ATPase: MDKIQTNCKCIDSHLGGGISPQTVTLIYGEPETGKTTLTMQCAVSCAAQNLKVLFVDCDNTFSAKRLSQVAGDRFDVVAERIILVKPKDFREQTALIDNIQEYISQNFGLIIIDTFTSLYSARVAETSKAFSVNRELNRQLAILAQTAKIRKIPVIITSQVRSVFDEQSSSVRPVATRVLKFWADIIINLKPADYPQTIKAVIEKPQENMQEATCYIQIGEAGIQDTEFH; the protein is encoded by the coding sequence ATGGATAAAATCCAGACCAACTGCAAATGCATTGACAGCCACCTCGGCGGAGGCATTTCGCCCCAAACGGTCACGCTCATCTATGGGGAACCTGAAACTGGAAAAACCACGCTTACAATGCAATGCGCCGTTAGCTGCGCCGCCCAGAATCTGAAGGTGCTCTTTGTAGACTGCGATAACACGTTCTCAGCTAAGAGGCTCTCGCAGGTTGCAGGTGACCGCTTTGATGTAGTGGCAGAACGGATTATTCTGGTTAAACCCAAGGATTTTAGGGAGCAAACCGCGCTCATAGACAACATTCAAGAGTACATAAGCCAAAACTTTGGCTTAATCATCATTGACACCTTCACTTCGCTGTACAGCGCAAGAGTCGCTGAAACATCTAAAGCGTTTAGCGTAAACCGCGAGTTGAACAGGCAACTTGCCATTTTGGCGCAAACCGCAAAAATCCGCAAAATCCCAGTCATAATAACCAGCCAAGTGCGCAGCGTTTTCGATGAGCAAAGCTCAAGCGTTAGGCCTGTGGCGACGAGGGTTCTCAAATTTTGGGCTGACATAATAATTAACCTTAAGCCAGCGGATTACCCTCAAACGATAAAAGCGGTCATCGAGAAACCTCAAGAAAACATGCAGGAAGCCACCTGCTACATACAAATAGGTGAAGCGGGAATACAAGATACTGAATTCCACTGA
- a CDS encoding CDP-2,3-bis-(O-geranylgeranyl)-sn-glycerol synthase, producing the protein MDILLLIAQALIFIFPAYCANATPVLAGGGTRMDFGRNFIDGKRIFGNNKTFRGFFFGWAVGFGVGLVEGLVFGFDKYPVLFSVLIPLGALLGDLTGAFIKRRLNIAPGGLLPVVDQIDFVVGAVVFALPLSLISWQGLSWEVAVVVLLITPPIHLFTNFLAYKLKLKKNPW; encoded by the coding sequence ATGGACATACTGCTGCTAATTGCCCAAGCCTTAATTTTTATTTTCCCAGCCTACTGTGCCAACGCGACGCCAGTGCTTGCGGGAGGCGGCACACGCATGGATTTCGGACGCAACTTCATTGACGGCAAACGCATCTTCGGGAACAACAAAACTTTTCGCGGCTTCTTCTTCGGCTGGGCGGTGGGCTTTGGCGTAGGTTTAGTTGAGGGTTTAGTTTTTGGCTTTGACAAATACCCGGTGCTGTTTAGTGTGCTGATTCCGCTGGGTGCACTCTTAGGCGACTTGACGGGCGCTTTCATAAAAAGGAGATTAAACATTGCGCCGGGGGGGCTGTTGCCAGTTGTGGACCAAATTGACTTCGTGGTTGGCGCAGTTGTGTTTGCGCTTCCTTTGAGTCTGATAAGTTGGCAGGGTTTGAGTTGGGAAGTGGCGGTTGTGGTTTTGCTGATTACTCCGCCGATTCACTTGTTTACTAATTTCTTGGCTTACAAGTTGAAGCTGAAAAAGAACCCTTGGTAG
- a CDS encoding OST3/OST6 family protein produces MSSYKMKKKQEQARSSSVPFSLSRWFRKLSTNAPSAALVTIAGISYAIFLFGGGLFTLITQPQASGYYSGRFLFIYPSLSGQFIADTIISITLYALGFIGLLAIYRSTKSAYNPRQAYMMLIIGVTFLLLAYIFLEGAILSKAGS; encoded by the coding sequence ATGTCATCATATAAAATGAAGAAAAAACAAGAACAGGCAAGATCCTCGTCTGTACCGTTTTCGCTGAGCAGATGGTTCCGTAAACTCTCCACAAACGCACCTTCAGCAGCCCTAGTCACTATAGCAGGAATCTCTTATGCTATCTTTCTCTTCGGCGGTGGCTTGTTTACCCTAATTACACAGCCACAAGCCTCAGGCTACTACAGTGGACGGTTCCTTTTCATCTACCCAAGCCTCAGTGGTCAGTTCATTGCTGACACCATCATTTCAATAACCCTCTACGCACTCGGATTCATTGGACTATTAGCGATTTACAGAAGCACAAAAAGCGCTTACAACCCCAGACAAGCCTACATGATGCTAATCATAGGCGTAACATTCCTGTTGCTGGCATACATATTCTTGGAAGGAGCAATTCTATCCAAAGCAGGCTCATAG
- the topA gene encoding DNA topoisomerase I yields the protein MKKYTLVITEKPDAANRIALAIDTNSAPKKAVSRGVPYYEAYRNGDIVVVPALGHLYTVTSKGKREFPVFDYHWVPRYQAERDASRIRVWLKVIAELAENADVFVDACDFDVEGSIIGYTILKYACGGKEKTAKRMKYSTLTVEELQEAYAHLLPQLDFALIEAGLTRHEIDWLYGINLSRALTSAAKANSGKYATLSTGRVQGPTLKFIEKREKTINSFVPTPYWTITAKISIHNTAFEVQYEKIIDSLAEATTIRDACKTKEGQIDKVAIEEFAQNPPLPFDLGTLQSEAYRVFKYTPMRTSNIAQHLYLGALISYPRTSSQKLPPAIGYKTILKKLSKTPAYATYAAELLSKPKLKPNEGKKFDPAHPAIYPTGNLPEKPLATAERNIFDLIVKRFMAVFGEPAIRQSVNVTIGINGHAFLLNGARTLMEGWLKFYKPYVQLKDTSLPPIAEDEKVSVKQVVLNEQFTKPPPRYNPRILLQKMEKEEIGTKATRAATIQTLYDRKYLQGTGNITISDLGFEVIEVLSKYCPKIVSPELTRTLEEQMNKIQEGNETKANVLQSAVSTLKPVLHELKVNENAIGTQLSKALQKARIEQLTIGACPRCADGKLVILHSKKTGKRFAGCTNYFEGKCNASYPLPQGGTVKPSSSVCRTCHWPTVHVWFKGKKSWELCLNPDCPAKETRKHEMQNM from the coding sequence TTGAAAAAATATACTCTGGTCATAACAGAAAAGCCTGATGCAGCAAACAGAATAGCATTGGCGATAGACACGAATAGCGCACCCAAAAAAGCCGTCAGCAGAGGCGTGCCATATTATGAAGCCTACAGAAACGGCGACATAGTTGTGGTTCCAGCGTTAGGACACCTCTATACAGTTACCAGCAAGGGCAAGCGTGAGTTTCCTGTTTTTGATTACCATTGGGTTCCCCGCTACCAAGCCGAGCGTGATGCCTCAAGGATTCGTGTTTGGCTCAAAGTGATTGCTGAGCTAGCAGAAAATGCTGATGTCTTTGTGGACGCTTGCGACTTCGATGTGGAAGGCAGTATCATAGGCTACACTATACTCAAGTATGCTTGTGGTGGCAAAGAAAAGACTGCTAAACGGATGAAATATTCAACCCTAACAGTGGAGGAACTGCAAGAAGCGTACGCGCACCTGTTGCCCCAACTAGACTTCGCCCTCATCGAAGCGGGATTAACCCGTCATGAAATTGACTGGTTATACGGCATAAACCTCTCCAGAGCCCTAACCTCAGCGGCAAAAGCAAATAGCGGAAAATACGCAACACTGAGCACGGGCAGAGTGCAGGGACCAACCCTCAAATTCATAGAAAAACGAGAAAAAACCATTAACTCTTTTGTCCCGACGCCTTACTGGACCATAACTGCAAAAATAAGCATACATAACACTGCTTTCGAAGTCCAATACGAAAAAATCATTGATTCTTTGGCAGAAGCCACAACCATAAGGGACGCTTGCAAAACCAAAGAAGGACAAATAGACAAGGTTGCAATAGAAGAGTTTGCGCAGAATCCGCCGCTACCCTTTGACTTAGGCACCTTGCAGAGTGAAGCCTACCGAGTATTCAAGTACACACCTATGCGCACCTCAAACATCGCCCAACATCTGTACTTAGGCGCGTTAATTTCTTATCCTCGCACAAGCAGCCAAAAACTTCCACCAGCAATCGGCTACAAAACAATACTAAAGAAACTATCAAAAACTCCTGCTTACGCAACATATGCCGCTGAACTCCTCTCTAAACCGAAGTTGAAACCTAACGAAGGCAAAAAGTTTGACCCTGCGCACCCAGCCATTTACCCGACTGGAAATCTGCCTGAAAAACCGCTTGCGACTGCAGAAAGAAACATCTTCGACCTTATTGTTAAACGGTTCATGGCGGTGTTTGGTGAACCTGCAATCCGCCAAAGCGTAAACGTGACCATTGGTATAAACGGACACGCTTTTCTTTTGAATGGCGCACGGACGTTGATGGAGGGCTGGCTCAAGTTTTACAAACCCTATGTCCAGTTGAAGGACACTTCTCTGCCGCCCATTGCCGAAGATGAAAAAGTAAGCGTTAAGCAGGTAGTTTTAAACGAGCAGTTCACTAAACCGCCTCCACGGTATAATCCACGCATACTTCTGCAGAAGATGGAAAAAGAGGAAATTGGAACCAAAGCCACACGCGCGGCAACGATACAAACCCTCTATGACCGCAAATACCTGCAGGGAACAGGCAACATAACCATAAGTGACCTTGGTTTCGAAGTTATAGAAGTCCTCTCAAAATACTGCCCAAAAATCGTCTCGCCAGAGCTGACAAGAACGCTGGAAGAACAAATGAATAAAATACAAGAGGGTAACGAAACAAAGGCAAACGTCCTTCAAAGTGCCGTGTCCACGCTTAAACCTGTCCTTCATGAGCTAAAAGTGAACGAAAACGCAATCGGCACCCAGTTAAGTAAAGCGCTACAAAAAGCAAGGATAGAGCAACTAACCATTGGAGCCTGCCCACGATGCGCTGACGGAAAACTTGTAATTCTACACTCCAAGAAAACTGGTAAACGTTTTGCAGGTTGCACAAACTATTTTGAGGGAAAATGTAACGCGTCTTATCCATTACCCCAAGGCGGCACCGTGAAACCGTCAAGCAGCGTTTGCAGAACATGTCATTGGCCTACTGTGCATGTCTGGTTTAAAGGTAAAAAGTCTTGGGAGTTATGCCTCAATCCTGACTGCCCAGCAAAGGAGACACGCAAACATGAAATGCAAAATATGTGA